In a genomic window of Flavobacterium sp. KACC 22761:
- a CDS encoding winged helix-turn-helix domain-containing protein — translation MFNSRNLLSGKRKYVLGLLFLSFICVICAAFSGKDSDDFDYARREILLRRIGHEILLQSGDSISRVLPVKKIAENEYQISFENDFTFQPDSLIATTNRFLDKSSFANNYIVKVLNCSDSSVAYGYAISKNKKDDIVACLGRKQPKACYMINIKFEAANINIVKNGYFLASVSFLGFLGFIFFRTFKPKRVLWHTEHKDAIALGSALFDAVNKKLFINGKTIDLTGTETRLLLIFALSPNQIIEKKRIQKEIWEDEGVVVGRSLDMFISKLRKKLEFDPNLKIVVVRGKGYKLEIGTL, via the coding sequence ATGTTTAATAGCAGAAATCTCCTTTCAGGAAAACGCAAATACGTGTTGGGATTATTATTTCTCTCCTTTATCTGTGTAATCTGTGCTGCTTTTAGCGGTAAGGATAGTGATGACTTTGATTATGCCAGAAGAGAAATTTTGCTCCGCAGAATTGGACATGAAATATTACTACAATCGGGTGATAGTATATCGAGAGTGCTACCTGTGAAAAAAATCGCAGAAAATGAATATCAGATTAGTTTTGAGAATGATTTTACTTTTCAACCGGACAGTTTAATAGCTACAACGAATCGTTTTTTAGACAAATCTTCGTTTGCCAATAATTATATAGTTAAGGTTTTGAACTGTAGCGATTCAAGTGTAGCTTATGGATATGCTATTTCCAAAAACAAGAAAGATGATATTGTAGCTTGTTTAGGAAGAAAGCAACCCAAAGCCTGCTATATGATTAATATAAAATTTGAAGCAGCAAACATAAATATAGTTAAGAATGGATATTTTTTGGCTAGCGTGTCCTTTTTAGGATTTTTAGGTTTTATTTTTTTTAGAACTTTTAAGCCGAAAAGGGTTTTGTGGCATACTGAACATAAAGACGCTATCGCTTTGGGCTCGGCGTTGTTTGATGCGGTAAACAAGAAACTTTTTATAAATGGAAAGACAATCGACCTGACCGGAACAGAAACCCGTTTACTGCTCATTTTTGCATTGTCTCCAAACCAGATTATAGAAAAAAAACGAATTCAGAAAGAAATATGGGAAGATGAAGGTGTTGTCGTGGGGCGTAGTCTGGATATGTTTATATCAAAACTTAGAAAAAAACTAGAATTTGATCCAAATCTAAAAATTGTTGTTGTACGCGGGAAAGGATATAAGCTTGAAATTGGTACATTGTAA
- a CDS encoding DUF389 domain-containing protein — MADITQKILNFIDLHKGEENKKLVIENITGAVSFRGSNIWILACAIIIASVGLNVNSTAVIIGAMLISPLMGPIVGAGFGLGMYDFELLKKSIKNLLIATIVSLCTSTFYFYISPFKDAQSELLARTSPNIYDILIAFFGGLVGVIAVTRVEKGNPIPGVAIATALMPPLCTAGYGLALGNYIYFLGALYLYTINCVFICIATFVIVKYLKYPVAKQLDVKSEKRVKYGISILILFLIVPSVYFAYQLYIQKSYNSRTEVFIQNEFIKNDFPIIYKNIRYNTDPKRIELAFLTKKFTEKEIDSLNKKLVSYNLPNTKLIIRQDTVNLRKDIMNQINSNQNIVDQKDIIINNLRNQLSEYHFNTEKISAESKILFPEITSLEIGNYTIKTSGENANVIPIILYQTKKDLSSENREKLKLWIKERLAKDSIEIYRQNPE, encoded by the coding sequence ATGGCTGATATTACACAAAAAATTCTAAATTTTATTGACCTCCATAAAGGAGAAGAAAACAAAAAACTCGTAATCGAAAACATTACGGGCGCTGTATCTTTTAGAGGTTCAAATATCTGGATTTTGGCCTGCGCCATTATAATTGCTTCAGTTGGATTAAATGTAAACTCAACGGCAGTAATTATTGGTGCAATGTTGATTTCGCCTTTGATGGGGCCAATTGTAGGAGCGGGTTTTGGTTTAGGAATGTATGATTTTGAACTTTTAAAAAAATCGATCAAAAACTTATTGATTGCTACAATTGTCAGTTTATGCACATCGACTTTTTATTTTTATATCAGTCCGTTTAAAGATGCCCAATCCGAATTATTAGCCCGAACGTCTCCTAATATCTATGATATTTTAATCGCTTTTTTTGGAGGATTAGTTGGCGTGATAGCCGTAACTCGTGTTGAAAAAGGAAACCCAATTCCAGGCGTCGCGATCGCAACTGCGCTTATGCCTCCGCTTTGTACCGCTGGTTATGGTTTGGCTCTCGGAAATTATATTTACTTTCTTGGCGCTTTATATCTATACACCATAAATTGCGTTTTTATCTGCATTGCAACTTTTGTTATTGTCAAATATTTAAAATATCCTGTGGCTAAACAACTTGATGTAAAAAGCGAAAAAAGAGTTAAATATGGTATTTCGATACTTATATTGTTTTTAATTGTTCCAAGTGTCTATTTTGCATATCAGCTTTATATTCAGAAAAGTTATAATTCGAGAACAGAAGTATTTATTCAGAACGAATTTATCAAAAACGACTTCCCTATTATTTATAAAAACATTCGGTATAATACTGATCCCAAAAGAATCGAACTGGCATTTTTGACCAAAAAGTTTACTGAAAAAGAAATTGATAGTCTAAATAAAAAACTTGTTTCTTATAATCTGCCAAACACAAAACTGATTATTCGGCAAGACACCGTTAATTTGAGAAAAGACATCATGAATCAAATCAACAGCAATCAAAATATTGTGGATCAAAAAGATATCATAATCAATAATCTACGAAATCAGTTATCTGAATATCATTTTAACACTGAAAAAATCAGCGCCGAAAGCAAAATATTATTTCCCGAAATCACTTCGCTTGAAATTGGAAATTATACCATCAAAACAAGTGGCGAAAATGCTAATGTAATTCCGATTATTCTTTATCAAACCAAAAAAGATTTAAGTTCAGAGAATCGCGAAAAACTAAAATTATGGATAAAAGAAAGACTTGCAAAAGATTCAATTGAGATTTATCGCCAAAATCCTGAATAA
- a CDS encoding DUF3810 domain-containing protein: MTRKYILPLFLLIQIVFLKILAYFPDYVEGFYSNNLYVRISHFSRSVLGKIPFSVGDCFYAILILSIISWFWRIRKTWRSEWKDHLLKILGKISIYYFLFHLLWAFNYYREPLFEKMEIKREYTDADLLAFTKRLISKTNEIQFQITKNASSKVVFPYSQKEVFEMNINGYNNLAKEHPYFKYEILSVKKSLFSVPLTYMGFGGYLNPFTNEAQVNDLLPMYNFPITSSHEMAHQIGFASENECNFIGVLATVKNKNPYYQYSGYSFALRYCLGIWQFKNEKIFNELKKTVHVGILKNYQESQDFWKKYDTFIDEGFHFLYDNFLKTNNQKDGMESYSKFIDLMINYYKTRNF; the protein is encoded by the coding sequence GTGACACGAAAATACATTCTTCCCCTATTTTTACTAATTCAAATCGTCTTTTTAAAAATTCTCGCATACTTTCCAGATTATGTTGAAGGCTTTTACAGCAATAATTTATACGTCCGAATTTCGCATTTTTCACGAAGCGTTTTGGGCAAAATTCCGTTTTCTGTTGGGGATTGTTTTTATGCTATTTTGATTCTTTCGATAATCAGTTGGTTTTGGAGAATCAGAAAAACTTGGAGATCCGAATGGAAAGATCATTTGTTAAAAATCTTAGGCAAAATCTCTATTTATTACTTCTTATTTCATCTGCTTTGGGCATTCAATTATTATCGAGAACCATTATTTGAAAAAATGGAAATCAAAAGAGAATACACGGATGCTGATCTTTTGGCCTTTACCAAAAGATTGATTTCAAAAACCAATGAAATTCAGTTTCAAATCACAAAAAATGCTAGTTCAAAAGTGGTTTTTCCGTATTCTCAAAAAGAAGTTTTTGAAATGAATATTAACGGATATAACAATCTAGCCAAAGAACATCCTTACTTTAAATATGAAATTTTGAGCGTTAAAAAATCATTATTCAGCGTTCCTTTGACTTATATGGGATTTGGAGGTTATTTGAATCCGTTTACAAATGAAGCTCAAGTAAATGATTTGTTGCCAATGTATAACTTCCCGATCACAAGTTCGCACGAAATGGCGCATCAAATAGGTTTTGCCAGTGAAAACGAATGCAATTTTATTGGAGTTTTGGCAACCGTAAAAAACAAAAATCCTTATTATCAATATTCTGGCTATAGTTTTGCTTTGCGTTATTGTCTCGGAATTTGGCAATTCAAAAATGAAAAAATCTTTAATGAATTGAAGAAAACAGTTCATGTCGGAATTTTGAAAAACTATCAAGAAAGTCAGGATTTCTGGAAAAAATATGACACTTTTATCGACGAAGGTTTTCACTTTCTTTATGATAATTTCCTAAAAACAAATAATCAGAAAGACGGAATGGAAAGCTATAGCAAATTCATTGATTTGATGATTAATTATTATAAAACAAGAAATTTTTGA
- a CDS encoding tetratricopeptide repeat protein, protein MKKILLLFLLVSFSKNYAQTDYAFVYNNDSIIKKGEKLYDDKKYDEALKEYQKISKIDPRYLNAQYEIGLVLNAQEKKSELKAFLEDLYAKGKMQEFPELYKMYAIFLSNEKEYELSEKIFKEGEKYIGNYSTFQYNFAILYIRKEETQKALDILKRIVTNDPNYASAHYLLGIMAFENGKITEGTLALMSYLAIAPTGQFASKAVLQLNENFGQNYLAENKLVFSKSGDNFEEIETILRNQLPLKKVYKVKSSIDDKITRQVQAVAEYTLEHKMGDGFFETTYIPWVKDMVEKNQLENYSYYSLLSLEDKIGKELNKQKKKLISFNDDYVQKDFWSAFGKRNLDLFGKNEEVVVSIRNERPFIIGQQINGEFVGKCKYLNAFGNLNGELNFKNGELEGQQKYYDEKGRLTEEKSFTAGKLNGERTTYYENGNIALFETYKDDKLDGISTSYYPNGGKNCEINFTNGERNGTLICLHENGTKKNEIDFANGKLSGKYNTYNEAGDLTETYNCKDDKIEGNYAEYFDGKTLKSEAVYKNGFIEGSYKTYYANKTLERENICALGNVSKSTDYYENGKKSTESLYAPKGVLENYSCFDTAGNKYFEEKYKAGELKTGIQYTADAPKGTEVSVTKKGFEMKNFDGTLRIKGDFEKGKKTGEWSYLFSSGLPRLKEFYVNGKNSGLSTSYNQGGEISTISNYANDTLNGRYEVYDAANLNQIYNYQKGKQNGPFQVFYPDGKVSTEGFMNENNVVNDKYVYFQNGNIASIEHYVNDYMTSKKTFGLNEKLENDFDYKNKTGKFNLAFNNGTYTKNCEMKNGILNGKLIAQDKYKANMLDAEYVNGKLHNLYKKYSPVGSLLVEQNYYCGKLNGTAKQYDYVGNLKTVEEYSFGAENGKSVRYFNNKSKMMENSMVNDSREGETTYYNQKGEALLIIGYENNMPQYFISRSKTGELNEKTPIKNQTATIVSNYANGKPAIELTLNKGQLQGKFVINSIDGKPEYECRYNNGNLDGERVEYYTNGKPYKKERFSNNNYEGQQEYFKEDGQLWASVSFKNDELHGNTLIYNAGKLVQTKKYDSDELVDIIK, encoded by the coding sequence ATGAAAAAAATTTTACTGCTGTTTTTATTAGTTTCATTTTCAAAAAACTATGCACAAACTGATTATGCTTTTGTTTACAACAACGATTCCATAATCAAAAAAGGTGAAAAATTATATGATGACAAAAAATATGATGAAGCCTTAAAAGAATATCAAAAAATCAGTAAAATTGACCCCCGATACTTAAACGCACAATATGAGATTGGCTTAGTCCTGAATGCGCAGGAAAAAAAGAGCGAACTCAAAGCTTTTTTAGAAGATTTATATGCAAAAGGAAAAATGCAGGAATTTCCGGAACTGTATAAAATGTACGCCATCTTTTTAAGCAACGAAAAAGAATACGAATTGTCAGAAAAAATCTTCAAAGAAGGCGAAAAATACATTGGAAACTATTCAACTTTTCAGTACAATTTTGCCATCCTTTATATTCGTAAAGAGGAGACACAAAAAGCGCTGGATATACTAAAACGAATTGTTACAAATGATCCTAACTATGCTTCGGCCCATTATTTATTAGGAATAATGGCATTTGAAAACGGAAAAATTACCGAAGGAACTCTTGCCCTAATGAGCTACCTTGCCATTGCTCCTACTGGGCAATTTGCCAGTAAAGCGGTTTTGCAGTTGAATGAAAATTTCGGGCAAAATTATCTAGCAGAAAACAAACTAGTTTTTTCAAAATCTGGAGATAATTTTGAAGAAATCGAAACTATTTTAAGAAATCAATTGCCGTTGAAAAAAGTATATAAAGTAAAGTCAAGCATTGATGACAAGATCACACGTCAAGTACAAGCAGTTGCCGAATATACTTTGGAACATAAAATGGGCGACGGTTTTTTTGAAACTACCTACATTCCGTGGGTAAAAGACATGGTCGAAAAAAATCAGCTGGAAAATTACTCTTACTACAGTTTGCTTTCGCTTGAAGATAAAATTGGGAAAGAGTTAAACAAGCAAAAGAAAAAATTAATATCATTTAATGATGACTATGTGCAGAAAGATTTCTGGAGTGCTTTTGGGAAAAGAAATTTAGACCTTTTTGGCAAAAATGAAGAAGTTGTTGTTAGCATCAGAAACGAAAGACCGTTTATTATTGGGCAACAAATTAACGGCGAATTTGTCGGAAAATGCAAATATTTAAACGCATTTGGAAACCTAAACGGTGAGCTTAATTTTAAAAATGGAGAGCTAGAAGGACAGCAAAAATATTACGATGAAAAAGGGCGTCTTACTGAAGAAAAATCCTTTACAGCTGGAAAACTAAACGGAGAAAGAACTACTTATTATGAAAATGGAAACATTGCATTATTTGAAACTTACAAAGATGACAAACTAGACGGAATCAGTACTTCGTATTATCCAAATGGGGGTAAAAACTGCGAAATAAACTTTACAAACGGAGAACGAAACGGTACTTTGATCTGCCTGCACGAAAATGGAACTAAGAAAAATGAAATTGATTTTGCCAACGGAAAATTAAGCGGCAAATACAATACATACAACGAAGCTGGAGATTTGACCGAAACATACAATTGCAAGGATGACAAAATTGAAGGGAATTATGCTGAATATTTTGACGGCAAAACTTTAAAATCTGAAGCTGTGTATAAAAATGGTTTTATTGAAGGAAGTTATAAAACCTATTATGCCAACAAGACCTTAGAAAGAGAAAATATTTGTGCGCTTGGCAATGTTTCAAAATCAACTGATTATTACGAAAACGGCAAAAAATCGACTGAAAGTTTATATGCTCCAAAAGGTGTTTTAGAAAATTATAGTTGTTTTGATACTGCTGGAAACAAATATTTTGAAGAAAAATACAAAGCGGGCGAATTAAAAACTGGAATTCAATATACTGCAGATGCTCCTAAAGGAACTGAAGTAAGCGTTACCAAAAAAGGTTTTGAAATGAAAAACTTTGATGGAACACTCCGCATTAAAGGCGACTTTGAAAAAGGAAAAAAAACTGGTGAATGGAGCTACTTATTTTCTTCTGGATTGCCTCGTTTGAAAGAATTTTATGTGAATGGAAAAAACAGCGGTTTAAGCACTAGTTATAATCAAGGTGGCGAAATTTCTACCATATCAAATTATGCGAATGATACTTTAAATGGACGTTATGAAGTGTATGATGCCGCAAATCTTAACCAAATTTACAACTATCAAAAAGGAAAGCAAAATGGTCCTTTTCAAGTTTTTTATCCTGATGGAAAAGTAAGTACTGAAGGTTTTATGAATGAAAATAATGTTGTCAATGACAAGTATGTTTATTTCCAAAACGGAAATATTGCATCGATCGAACATTATGTGAATGATTATATGACCAGCAAAAAAACATTTGGCCTTAATGAAAAGTTAGAAAACGATTTTGACTATAAAAACAAAACCGGAAAATTCAACTTAGCATTCAATAATGGTACGTACACCAAAAACTGCGAAATGAAAAACGGAATCTTGAATGGAAAACTGATTGCACAGGACAAATACAAAGCCAATATGCTTGATGCGGAATACGTTAACGGCAAACTTCATAATTTATATAAAAAATACAGTCCGGTTGGTTCACTTTTAGTGGAACAAAACTACTATTGTGGCAAACTAAACGGAACCGCTAAACAATATGATTATGTTGGAAATTTAAAAACTGTCGAAGAATATTCTTTTGGAGCTGAAAATGGAAAATCGGTTCGTTATTTCAATAACAAATCAAAAATGATGGAAAATTCAATGGTTAATGATTCACGAGAAGGAGAAACCACGTATTACAATCAAAAAGGTGAAGCTTTATTGATTATTGGTTATGAAAACAATATGCCACAATACTTTATTTCAAGAAGCAAAACAGGCGAATTGAATGAAAAAACACCAATCAAAAATCAAACTGCAACTATTGTATCAAATTACGCAAACGGAAAACCTGCAATTGAATTAACTTTAAACAAAGGCCAATTACAAGGCAAATTTGTAATCAATTCTATTGATGGAAAGCCAGAATACGAATGCAGATATAACAACGGTAATCTAGATGGAGAACGCGTTGAATACTATACAAATGGAAAACCATACAAAAAAGAGCGTTTCTCAAACAACAACTACGAAGGTCAGCAAGAATATTTTAAAGAAGATGGACAATTATGGGCCAGTGTTTCGTTCAAAAATGATGAATTGCACGGAAATACCTTAATTTACAATGCTGGGAAATTAGTACAAACCAAAAAATATGATTCAGATGAATTGGTTGACATCATCAAATAA
- a CDS encoding DUF4268 domain-containing protein: MYSKEESQRMKREFWVAFAEKYPRKWVLYDTKIKDFSFKFYVDNKKAQVLIDIEHRSEEKRLAYFEKLEALKNILEEEFIKDLVFEKNYTLESGKTISRIWVEKQGIGFSNRNNWDAIFDFFNENMHALEMFYLEYDEFIKDIES; this comes from the coding sequence ATGTACAGTAAAGAAGAATCACAGCGAATGAAAAGAGAATTCTGGGTAGCTTTTGCAGAAAAATATCCGAGAAAATGGGTTCTTTATGATACAAAAATCAAAGATTTCTCTTTTAAGTTTTATGTAGATAATAAAAAGGCGCAGGTTTTAATCGATATTGAACATCGAAGCGAAGAAAAACGATTGGCTTATTTTGAAAAACTCGAAGCGCTAAAAAACATTCTGGAAGAAGAATTTATAAAAGATTTAGTTTTCGAAAAAAACTATACGCTCGAAAGTGGCAAAACCATCAGCCGAATCTGGGTTGAAAAACAAGGAATTGGTTTCAGTAACCGCAATAATTGGGATGCCATTTTTGATTTTTTCAATGAAAACATGCATGCTCTGGAAATGTTTTATCTGGAATATGATGAATTTATAAAAGATATTGAATCGTAA
- a CDS encoding RNA polymerase sigma factor, which produces MSENLEQSFVAQLQANQNIIHKICRLYTAGEDAHKDLFQEITIQLWKAYPKFRGDSKFSTWTYRVALNTAITLYRKTKRTVSTVEYESHQHFVKDVDYNYEEEEQIKLMYKAVYQLNDIEKALVFMYLEDKDYQEIAETLGISEVNARVKMNRIKGKLKKILNP; this is translated from the coding sequence ATGAGCGAAAACCTAGAACAGTCATTTGTTGCGCAATTGCAGGCAAATCAGAATATAATCCACAAGATTTGTAGATTATATACTGCCGGCGAAGATGCTCACAAAGATTTGTTTCAGGAAATTACCATTCAGCTCTGGAAAGCCTATCCTAAATTTAGAGGCGACAGCAAATTTTCGACCTGGACTTATCGTGTTGCTTTAAATACTGCAATTACCCTATACCGAAAAACCAAAAGAACCGTATCGACAGTAGAATATGAAAGCCATCAGCATTTTGTGAAAGATGTCGATTACAATTATGAAGAGGAAGAGCAGATCAAATTGATGTACAAAGCGGTTTACCAGCTTAATGACATTGAGAAAGCATTAGTTTTTATGTATTTAGAAGACAAAGATTATCAAGAAATAGCTGAAACTCTAGGGATCAGCGAAGTGAATGCGCGCGTGAAAATGAACCGAATTAAAGGGAAACTTAAAAAGATACTAAATCCTTAA
- a CDS encoding lysophospholipid acyltransferase family protein, with translation MGLFKRNPFGHILFIKKWLIRVLGAMTHRRYRGFNELQIEGSEIIKTLPDTNVLFISNHQTYFADVVAMFHVFNASLSGRQDTIKNIGYLWQPKMNIYYVAAKETMQAGLLPRILAYVGAITVERTWRAKGVDVTEKRDVNPNDTENIKIALSDGWVITFPQGTTKSFKPVRKGTAHIIKQHKPIVIPIVIDGFRRSFDKKGLRMKKKGILQSFIIKEPLDIDYENDTIEEIVEKVEYAIEQHPSFLKVIPAEEIKAQEELNRLRQWEY, from the coding sequence ATGGGATTGTTTAAACGAAATCCTTTTGGACATATTTTATTCATCAAGAAATGGTTAATCCGTGTCTTGGGAGCCATGACGCACCGAAGATACAGAGGTTTTAATGAATTGCAGATTGAAGGATCTGAAATCATTAAAACATTGCCGGATACAAATGTGCTGTTTATTTCGAATCACCAAACTTATTTTGCTGATGTTGTGGCGATGTTTCATGTCTTTAACGCAAGTTTAAGCGGACGTCAAGATACTATTAAGAACATTGGATATTTATGGCAACCTAAAATGAACATTTATTATGTTGCCGCAAAAGAAACCATGCAAGCAGGTTTGTTACCAAGAATTCTCGCTTACGTTGGAGCGATTACAGTTGAACGAACTTGGCGTGCAAAAGGAGTTGATGTTACTGAAAAAAGAGACGTTAACCCAAATGACACAGAAAACATCAAAATTGCCCTTAGCGATGGTTGGGTAATTACCTTCCCGCAAGGAACTACGAAGTCGTTTAAGCCAGTTCGTAAAGGAACTGCTCATATAATAAAGCAGCATAAACCAATTGTAATTCCTATTGTTATTGACGGTTTCCGCAGATCATTTGACAAAAAAGGTTTACGAATGAAGAAAAAAGGAATTCTGCAATCTTTCATCATCAAAGAACCTCTTGATATTGATTATGAAAATGATACAATCGAAGAAATTGTAGAAAAAGTAGAATACGCAATCGAGCAACATCCATCATTCTTAAAAGTTATCCCAGCTGAAGAAATCAAAGCACAAGAAGAACTGAACAGATTAAGACAATGGGAATACTAG
- a CDS encoding type II toxin-antitoxin system RelE/ParE family toxin, whose amino-acid sequence MSFEVVIEPRALADIQDAIDYYESKQVGLGDCFYQVVDDHLNTLSINPFFEIKYKDYRGLPTKNFPFIIFFFIEEKLKTVYVLSVFNTSLNPSKYPI is encoded by the coding sequence ATGAGTTTTGAAGTTGTTATTGAGCCAAGGGCACTTGCCGATATTCAAGATGCAATTGATTATTATGAGTCTAAACAAGTTGGCTTAGGTGATTGTTTTTATCAAGTTGTTGATGATCATTTAAATACACTATCGATAAATCCATTTTTTGAAATTAAATATAAGGATTATCGTGGTCTTCCTACTAAGAATTTTCCATTTATTATCTTCTTTTTCATTGAAGAGAAACTGAAAACAGTATATGTTCTATCTGTTTTTAATACTTCATTGAATCCTTCAAAATACCCTATTTAA
- a CDS encoding CoA pyrophosphatase, which translates to MDFQDFLQYVPNLIPVELPATASHIKMAPKERMQELKNLDLSTKNPRIAAVMMLFYPKNGKTHLVLIVRNAYNGVHSSQIAFPGGKYELSDFDFKDTALRETNEEIGILPEKIEVIKHFTPMYIPPSNFLVHPFMGIAKEELSFYPDIREVADIIELPLSVFLNDEIITEATLSTSYAANIPVPAFSIQNHIVWGATAMILSELRDVLKTVLD; encoded by the coding sequence ATGGATTTTCAAGATTTTTTGCAATATGTTCCTAATTTAATTCCTGTTGAACTGCCAGCGACAGCGTCGCACATAAAAATGGCTCCAAAAGAACGCATGCAGGAACTCAAAAACCTTGATTTAAGCACAAAAAATCCGAGAATTGCCGCCGTTATGATGCTGTTTTATCCAAAAAATGGAAAAACGCATCTCGTTTTGATTGTCCGAAATGCTTATAATGGAGTTCATTCGTCGCAAATTGCATTTCCTGGAGGCAAATATGAGCTTTCCGATTTTGATTTTAAAGATACCGCACTCAGAGAAACCAATGAAGAAATTGGTATACTTCCAGAAAAAATTGAAGTGATAAAGCATTTTACGCCAATGTACATTCCGCCAAGTAATTTTTTGGTTCATCCCTTTATGGGAATTGCAAAAGAAGAACTTTCATTTTATCCCGATATCCGAGAAGTAGCAGATATTATCGAATTGCCTTTGTCTGTTTTTTTGAATGACGAAATTATTACCGAAGCCACATTATCAACTTCTTATGCTGCCAACATTCCTGTTCCCGCTTTTAGCATCCAAAATCATATTGTTTGGGGAGCAACGGCAATGATATTAAGTGAATTACGCGACGTGCTAAAAACAGTTTTGGATTAA
- a CDS encoding aminoacyl-histidine dipeptidase codes for MSQEVRNLEPKALWNKFADLNAVPRPSKKEERVIEFMKNFGNSLGLETFEDEIRNVIIRKPATPGMENRKPIVMQGHLDMVHQKNADTVFDFDTQGIDMYVDGDWVRARGTTLGADNGLGVATIMAILESKDIPHPAIEALFTVDEETGMTGALNLKGGILQGQILLNLDTEEDDEIDIGCAGGIDVTATRTYHEEEVPEGSVGYTITVKGLNGGHSGMDIHKGLGNANKIMNRLLFDAFENFGLQVVEINGGSLRNAIPRESVAKVIISQMFDEAYVYDMQEIIADIKAEYKTTEPNLTIEIVKGDLPEKVMDLGVQEGIIRAIYAAHNGVYRMSADMADLVETSNNIARVVIKDGEILVGCLTRSSVESSKFDLANSLRSAFELVGCEVELSGSYPGWTPNVNSEILEVLKEIYEKQNGEQPKVVACHAGLECGILGTNYPDMDMISFGPTIHGAHSPDERASISSAQKYWKFVLEILSNIPVK; via the coding sequence ATGAGTCAAGAAGTAAGAAATCTGGAACCAAAAGCACTTTGGAACAAATTCGCAGATTTAAATGCCGTTCCGCGTCCATCAAAGAAAGAAGAGCGTGTTATCGAGTTTATGAAAAATTTTGGAAACAGCTTAGGTTTAGAAACTTTTGAAGATGAAATCAGAAATGTAATCATTAGAAAACCTGCGACTCCAGGAATGGAAAACCGCAAGCCAATTGTAATGCAAGGACACCTTGACATGGTGCACCAAAAAAATGCAGATACTGTTTTTGATTTTGATACTCAAGGAATTGATATGTATGTCGATGGTGACTGGGTCCGTGCGCGTGGCACAACTCTTGGTGCTGACAACGGACTTGGAGTAGCGACTATTATGGCTATTTTGGAAAGCAAAGATATTCCGCATCCTGCAATCGAAGCTTTGTTTACAGTTGATGAAGAAACGGGAATGACGGGAGCTTTAAACTTAAAAGGAGGCATTTTGCAAGGTCAGATTTTGCTGAATCTAGATACTGAAGAAGATGACGAAATTGATATTGGATGCGCTGGCGGAATTGATGTAACTGCAACGAGAACGTATCATGAAGAAGAAGTTCCAGAAGGTTCTGTTGGTTATACCATAACAGTAAAAGGCTTAAACGGAGGACATTCAGGAATGGATATTCACAAAGGTTTAGGGAATGCCAATAAAATTATGAATCGTTTATTGTTTGATGCTTTTGAAAACTTTGGTTTGCAGGTTGTTGAAATCAATGGCGGAAGTTTAAGAAATGCGATTCCGAGAGAAAGTGTTGCCAAAGTAATTATTTCTCAAATGTTTGATGAGGCTTATGTTTATGACATGCAGGAAATTATTGCTGATATCAAAGCAGAATATAAAACAACTGAACCAAACTTAACGATTGAAATCGTAAAAGGCGATTTGCCTGAAAAAGTAATGGATTTAGGTGTTCAAGAAGGAATCATCAGAGCGATTTATGCAGCACATAATGGAGTTTACAGAATGAGTGCAGATATGGCTGATTTGGTTGAAACTTCAAATAATATTGCTAGAGTTGTTATTAAAGACGGAGAAATTTTAGTTGGATGTTTGACACGTTCGTCTGTAGAATCTTCAAAATTTGATTTGGCAAATTCGTTGCGTTCTGCATTTGAATTGGTTGGATGCGAGGTTGAGCTTTCAGGTTCTTATCCAGGATGGACACCAAATGTGAATTCTGAAATCTTAGAAGTTTTAAAAGAGATTTACGAAAAACAAAACGGAGAACAACCAAAAGTTGTTGCTTGCCATGCTGGTTTGGAATGTGGCATTTTAGGAACTAATTATCCAGATATGGATATGATTTCTTTTGGCCCGACTATTCACGGAGCGCATTCTCCAGACGAAAGAGCGAGTATTTCATCTGCTCAAAAATATTGGAAATTTGTATTGGAAATTCTTTCTAATATTCCGGTTAAATAA